CCCGGATATACCTGCAGACTCGGTGGAGCAATAATCTGTTTCTTCTCAACTGAAGAGAATTGTTCCGAAGCATTGAATTCGGTTCCATTGGGAACATTGATCCAGTATGCTTTCAGAGGTTCAATATCTGAGACATCCTCGAAGAGCCTGGTTGAAGCATTGTAGTAAATCAGGAAGGTATAGTTCACATCCGAAAGCAGATAATCAACGCTTGTATTGTTGGCTTCGAAAGGAATTGAGAAGAAATACCAGCCTCCGGTCTGGTTTCCATCCGTCTGGTTTCCGGCAGGAATTCCGCTGCCCGGCGGGACGAGCACTTCGTCAATTATACAGATAACCCCATTGTTTACAATGATTATCTGTGTGATATTTACGTTCTGTATTTTGATGTTGTTACCTATTGTATTTACCTGGAGGACATTGCCCTGAATGTTAGTAACATTACTCGTGCTCGCAAGCTGCTCACGAGTAAACCTTCCACTTAACACATGATAGGAGAGAACTTCCCTGAGCAGAGTAGTGTTGTTCATCAGCTGACTACGGGTTTCTGCCGGCAGCTTATCGAAGGCTTCGTTATTTGGAATACAGACGGTATATGGCGTTGTCCCGTTCAGGGTCTGTGTCAGGTTTGCGGTCTGCACTGCATTTACAAATGTGGTTAAGTTCGTCTGGTTCTGTGCAGCCGGGATGATATTCGCTCTCGCTATTAGTTCATCAACCGTAACATTAGCTACATATGTAGCATTTTCTATTGCTGCTTCCCCGCCTTCTTCAGTTGTGTACCAGAAGCTAAGGTTGTCACCTGAACTTACCGGGTTAATTCCGAAGTTTTCTTCAGCGGGTTCTCCGTTAATGTAAACAAACCACTTCTCTCCGGTTGTGTTATTGTTCTTGATTCCCTCAATGCTCTGGAGTATGAATGACATGTTGGTCATATTACCAGTCATATTGCCTGTCTGGTTTCCTGTCATATTTCCAGCCATACTTTGAGTCATATTACCGGTCATGTTTTGCATTAAGGACGCATTAAATTCGAGTCCTGTTACAGCGAGAACTCCGAAGTCGGTGAAGTTGTTTACTCTATAGCTCTGGGTGGAGTTTTCCGGCATAAACATTGTATTTCCCTGGATAAGACTCACCGAGTCATTATACAGTTCTGTCAGGTTTTGTTCAGGCTCAGGTCCCGATTCAGGTCCTATTTCTTCTTCTATAGCAACCGTAACGTTTGCCACATAAGTTGCATTCTCGATTGCGGCTTCTCCGTTTTCCTCAGTCGTATACCAGAAGTTCAGGTTAGTTCCGTTACTTACAGGGTTCATCCCGAAGTCTTCTTCAGCCCGTGTTCCATTTATATAAACAAACCACATTATGCCGGTTTCGTTATTGTTTCTTATGCCTTCTATACCCTCAAGTACGGACATATTGGTCATATTAGTCAGGTTCACACCCTGCACGGACACATTATACTGAAGTCCTGTTACATTGAGAGCTCCGATGTCGGTGAAATTATCTACTGTATAGGTCTGCATACTATTTTCCGGAGTAAAGGTGAAATTTCCTTCAGTCAGGTCCACGGTATCGTTGTATAATTCTATCGGACCTTCCACTGCTTCTTCCGGAATAAGGACCGCATCTATTGCATGGATCACTCCGTTGCTGGCATTGATGTCCTGCACCGTAACCTGTGCATTTCCTATGAATACTCCTTCTTCAGTCACATTGACCGGTAGCTCACTGCCCTGAAGAGTCGTGATATTGCTTACATTGGTGAGATTTTCTGCCATCAGACTCTCGTTTGCAACATGATAGAGGAGGACATTATTCAATGCATCCGTATCATTCAGGAGTGCTTCGATGGTTCCGTTGGGAAGAGCACTGAACGCTTCATCCGTAGGAGCAAAAAGCGTAAACGGACCTTCTCCTTTCAGGGTGTCGGTAAGGTTTGCAGCTCCGAACGCCAGCAGAAGAGTTGTGAAGTTGCCTTCCTGAGTTGCCGTTTCAATAATGTCGTTTCCCTCTAAAGGACTTTCAGGCGGGATCAGTACAGTATCAATAACGTGTACAACCCCATTGTCTGCTGTAACGTTTGCCTGAATAACTTTCGCATTTCCTACAAATATTCCTTCTTCAGTTGCATTGACAGGCAGTTGACTTCCCTGAAGGGTTGTGATGTTACTCACATTAGCCAGGTCTTCTGACATCAGGGTACCGTTTGTGACGTGGTAAAGGAGCACCTGCTCAAGTGCGGCAGGGTCTGCTGTTAACTCCTCTAAAGTGCCTTCCGACATATTCTCGAAAGCCTGGTCTGTTGGGAGAAACACCGTATGTGTCTCATTCCCTGTCAGAACATTAATAAGACTACTATTATTGAAGGCACCTGCAATAATTACGAAATTTTCGTTGTCTCCTATAAGGTCTAGTATGGTTGTTGTTCCTTCTTCCTGTGCCGAACCGGTACAGGCGGCTACATTTAATAACAACAGAATAATTAAAGCATAGGCTAAACTGGTTAAACCCGATCTAATCCGTATTCCCCCTTGAATTCCCCTTCAGCAGATCCTCTTTTTGTCTATTGGATCCGATCCCGTTTTAGTCTGGCTGAATTTTTGTTTCGTGTGAAAATGTATGATTTCCAATTTTATATATCATACAAAGAGTATTTGTATCTTCTTATTAATATTAATTTATGGAGAATAATGGTGTTTTTACAAAAATTATTTCAAATCCTATAATAATGAAAGTCATTTAATCCGTTTTCTGTTTTTCAGTTTTTTACCTGAGTTTTCTGAAGAAATACCTGATTTTTGTTTCTAAAAACGCTTAAAAGCCTTTAAGATCCTTTACTGACTCCTTTCAGGGAACCTGATCGAGCTTTTATCTCAATAAAAAAACGCATCTGCAAGAAAAGTCGAATAAAAGATATAATAATTATTATCTTTTATTTGTTTCTAAAAAATAGTCTGCTAGAGTTGAAGATAAGTGTGTATAATATAAATTTAATACATTTTTTATATATAAATCTATTAAAAACGAGTGCATTTATATCAAGCTCCGGATATGACTTAATCTCTGGCTAATAAACCAATCTTAGATAAGCCTTAGATTAGCTAATCTGGAAAAACAATCATAAAAAAATAAGATCAGGCAAGTCTAACTCAATCGGCTAAAACCGGTTAGCCTCACAATTCAGGAAAGATATTTTTTAATTAAAAAATGAAAGGAAGAAATTACTTCCTTTCTCTGGCATAAGCAACGATTGCGTCTTTAACTCCGTATTTGAATGCCACCACGAGAGCGATTCCCCATGCCAGCGGCCTGAAGAGTATGTAGATTATGGTAGTATCAATTAGCATCGTGTCCAGGGCAACCAGAACTACAATAAGAAGCAAGAAGCCTCTCAGAAGTGGAAGAAGTATATCTGCCCCTTCGATTTTCATACCTTTGATAGTATTGCTCAGGTAGTCCATCACTATATCAATAGAGAGAATCCCTATCAATAGGATCAGGATAGCTATCAGTACACGTGGCAGGTACAGAGTAATATCTATCAGCAGATCTGTAATCATAGGTTGTCGCAGGATGTCAAACACAGCCGTGAGGACTATCAAATACCCGAATATTCTAACAATTCCAGCTATGACGCGCGAAACCTTCAGTCCGCTGGATCTAAGTGAAGCTCCAAAAGATGTCCGTTCAAATCTTTCATCCAATCCGGTTGAAATAAGGACTCTCTCAAGTAGATCGCTGACGAAGTCAACAATCAGCAGACCTATTAGCAGGACTATGAGAGCTGAGATTACAAGCGGGATGTAGAATATTATAAGATCGACAAAACTGTTCACGACCTCGATATTCAGAAGATCCAGAATGATTATGGCAAAGATAATGTAAATGAACCAGCGGATAACCGCATCAAAAAAACCCACTGTACTCATCTGTCCTCTTCTTATCATTCCACCTATCACAGTTCTGTCAACCAGATCATCAAGTCCTATTTTGTCCAGTACTTTGGCCCCGATCTTTCCAAGGGCTTTTCCCAGTATTGTCCCTATAATAATAAGAAGAATTATGGCTACTAATGTCGGAATAAATGCTATAAACTGATCAAACATAGCGTATAGACTATTCATAATCTCATTTTGAACCATACAAATCACCCCTATATCCGGTTTTAATACTGACGATCTTCCCAAATTCCCCTATTTTTTGGAAGGTCTATTATTATATTTATTGTAATATTCTATTTAATGGATATTACATATATTTATCTGCAAACACTTAAAAACTCATTTCCAGGGTTGGAGTCATGTTGCGCTAAAAATTATCCCAACTGCTTCAAAAACTTGATAGTTGTTTTCAAAAAACCATGTATAGGCTTAAATCATTGAAGTATTAATTAAACAAATTAAACAACGCGATTATTTTTATTATAAAGTGAGGCAGAGCCGTGAAACCGAGGACTTTCAGAAGGAAGCAATCAAAGGTCGGTCTTGCCCCCGGAACTCTCGTCCACGTGGGGGAAAAAAAGGCAGAGAAAGTCGTAATTAGAGCCTGGATATATAACAGTGAGAAACTTATAGAAAAAGAGCTCAAAACCGTGGAAGAGTGTCAGGTCCTAAAAGACCACCCCGGCATGAACCTGTGGATAAATGTGGACG
The genomic region above belongs to Methanosarcina horonobensis HB-1 = JCM 15518 and contains:
- a CDS encoding fasciclin domain-containing protein — translated: MLLLNVAACTGSAQEEGTTTILDLIGDNENFVIIAGAFNNSSLINVLTGNETHTVFLPTDQAFENMSEGTLEELTADPAALEQVLLYHVTNGTLMSEDLANVSNITTLQGSQLPVNATEEGIFVGNAKVIQANVTADNGVVHVIDTVLIPPESPLEGNDIIETATQEGNFTTLLLAFGAANLTDTLKGEGPFTLFAPTDEAFSALPNGTIEALLNDTDALNNVLLYHVANESLMAENLTNVSNITTLQGSELPVNVTEEGVFIGNAQVTVQDINASNGVIHAIDAVLIPEEAVEGPIELYNDTVDLTEGNFTFTPENSMQTYTVDNFTDIGALNVTGLQYNVSVQGVNLTNMTNMSVLEGIEGIRNNNETGIMWFVYINGTRAEEDFGMNPVSNGTNLNFWYTTEENGEAAIENATYVANVTVAIEEEIGPESGPEPEQNLTELYNDSVSLIQGNTMFMPENSTQSYRVNNFTDFGVLAVTGLEFNASLMQNMTGNMTQSMAGNMTGNQTGNMTGNMTNMSFILQSIEGIKNNNTTGEKWFVYINGEPAEENFGINPVSSGDNLSFWYTTEEGGEAAIENATYVANVTVDELIARANIIPAAQNQTNLTTFVNAVQTANLTQTLNGTTPYTVCIPNNEAFDKLPAETRSQLMNNTTLLREVLSYHVLSGRFTREQLASTSNVTNIQGNVLQVNTIGNNIKIQNVNITQIIIVNNGVICIIDEVLVPPGSGIPAGNQTDGNQTGGWYFFSIPFEANNTSVDYLLSDVNYTFLIYYNASTRLFEDVSDIEPLKAYWINVPNGTEFNASEQFSSVEKKQIIAPPSLQVYPGWNALGSPVNETVPAEAAFIILNNSSLNSSYVKIVGPWVPGNNTTGYYQYVGYNSLNGTIGENQLGADEFEVEPYEGYWVFIRQENLYG
- a CDS encoding mechanosensitive ion channel family protein, whose protein sequence is MVQNEIMNSLYAMFDQFIAFIPTLVAIILLIIIGTILGKALGKIGAKVLDKIGLDDLVDRTVIGGMIRRGQMSTVGFFDAVIRWFIYIIFAIIILDLLNIEVVNSFVDLIIFYIPLVISALIVLLIGLLIVDFVSDLLERVLISTGLDERFERTSFGASLRSSGLKVSRVIAGIVRIFGYLIVLTAVFDILRQPMITDLLIDITLYLPRVLIAILILLIGILSIDIVMDYLSNTIKGMKIEGADILLPLLRGFLLLIVVLVALDTMLIDTTIIYILFRPLAWGIALVVAFKYGVKDAIVAYARERK